Proteins encoded within one genomic window of Brassica rapa cultivar Chiifu-401-42 chromosome A09, CAAS_Brap_v3.01, whole genome shotgun sequence:
- the LOC103869065 gene encoding putative pumilio homolog 8, chloroplastic: MLVERTLYITLPLLLLYFMHFVVNFKKKKRTDQRVLEMMKRGELCEEEEETLFLSHSPSSHMQNSWSHYHNLFPGDSSSSSSRLSVRSPSDYSLSSYFSNGQCNGSSQFTPTTKYDHGLSLCESLLHRLNIREEEEEQEFNNYSVPSFSPRRSCVGSSSDHHHQGSSGNKIHPRLRDLQGYVYLMAKDQHGCRSLQRVLEDGSSIDAMVIFNEVIPHVVELMINPFGNYLMQKLLDVCNEEQRTMIILIVTQEPGLLVRIALNPHGTRVVQRLVESIKTKKQISIVTSALRPGFHNLAINVNGNHVIQRCLQCLTTQENKFIFEDATRFCIDIATHQHGCCVLQKCVAYSTGQQRENLIAQISINSLFLAQHPYGNYAVQFVIEMRDFQATAMVLARLKGHYVELSMQKFSSHLVERCLTHCAESRPQIVLELISVHRFDLLIQDPYANFVIQAALSVAEGSLHAHLIEVIRPHSNLRRNLYCKGIFSRNLMRK; encoded by the exons ATGTTGGTTGAACGTACATTGTATATAACTTTAcccttgttgttgttgtacttTATGCATTTTGTAGTaaactttaagaaaaaaaaaagaacagatcAAAGAGTGTTAGAAATGATGAAGAGAGGTGAactttgtgaagaagaagaagaaactttgTTTCTCTCACATTCTCCTTCTTCTCATATGCAAAACTCATGGAGCCATTATCACAATCTCTTCCCTGGAGACTCTTCTTCGAGTTCGAGTAGGTTAAGTGTCCGATCACCGTCTGATTACTCCCTCTCTAGCTACTTCTCAAACGGACAGTGTAACGGTTCCTCTCAGTTCACGCCAACTACCAAGTATGATCATGGTTTGAGTCTATGTGAAAGTCTCCTCCATCGTTTGAACatcagagaagaagaagaagaacaagagttCAACAATTACTCTGTTCCATCCTTCTCTCCTCGGAGAAGCTGCGTTGGAAGCTCGtctgatcatcatcatcaaggaAGCAGCGGTAACAAGATCCATCCGAGGCTTCGTGATTTACAGGGATATGTTTACTTGATGGCCAAAGATCAGCATGGATGCAGATCCTTGCAGAGGGTCCTTGAAGATGGATCTTCTATAGACGCTATGGTCATTTTCAACGAGGTGATTCCTCATGTTGTTGAGCTTATGATAAATCCCTTTGGGAATTACTTGATGCAAAAGCTATTAGATGTTTGTAATGAAGAACAGAGGACAATGATCATACTCATCGTTACTCAAGAGCCAGGCCTGCTTGTCCGGATAGCACTCAACCCTCACGG TACTCGAGTTGTCCAGAGGTTAGTGGAATCAATCAAAACCAAGAAGCAGATTTCTATAGTGACATCAGCTTTGAGACCTGGATTTCACAACCTGGCTATTAATGTGAATGGGAATCATGTGATTCAACGTTGCTTGCAGTGCCTTACTACACAAGAGAAcaag TTCATCTTTGAAGATGCTACTAGGTTCTGCATCGATATCGCCACACATCAACATGGATGCTGTGTTCTACAAAAATGCGTTGCTTATTCCACTGGACAGCAACGAGAGAATCTCATAGCCCAAATCTCTATAAACAGTCTCTTCCTTGCCCAACACCCTTATGG GAACTATGCAGTCCAATTCGTTATAGAAATGAGGGATTTTCAAGCCACTGCAATGGTGCTTGCGAGGTTAAAAGGGCATTATGTAGAGCTCTCAATGCAGAAATTTAGTAGCCATTTGGTGGAAAGATGCTTAACACATTGTGCAGAGAGCCGTCCACAGATAGTGCTTGAACTCATCTCTGTCCATCGTTTTGATCTTCTAATTCAAGACCCCTATGCAAATTTTGTCATCCAAGCTGCTCTTTCTGTCGCCGAG GGTTCACTTCATGCCCATCTCATTGAAGTCATTAGGCCTCACTCAAATCTACGTAGAAATCTTTATTGCAAAGGGATTTTCTCAAGAAATCTCATGAGGAAATGA
- the LOC108871894 gene encoding uncharacterized protein LOC108871894 isoform X3 — translation MIRGGGGKSSGYSADLMVCFPSRTHLSLPSKSICSPSHSLSRRQTAPQHRRSFSKLSGSGGVRQSRGREMVEEPTSPKVTCAGQIKVRPSKRGGEGGKNWQSLMAEIEKIHRSKSESKFLGIKKDVMGFLTCLRDFDFRCFGAFPPVDAISDQEDEDEEEEEDDEDEDGGPAMRTYSGTVFSNWLTFLHEKQNNEECTEAVSDNVETAVPPPNALLLMRCRSAPVKNWLETEEEKKIECEDARKQSGEGEKETVSKKKDLRSLMEEEEEENVNRVVMDYDTNYYKLSSDIAKETWVVGGIQDSLFRSRSWNK, via the exons ATGatcagaggaggaggaggaaagtCTTCAGGTTACTCTGCAGATCTCATGGTGTGTTTCCCATCAAGAACACACTTGTCTTTACCTTCTAAATCCATTTGCAGCCCTTCTCACTCTCTAAGCCGCCGTCAAACCGCTCCTCAACACCGCCGCAGCTTCAGTAAGCTCTCCGGAAGCGGCGGCGTCCGCCAGAGTCGCGGAAGGGAGATGGTGGAAGAACCCACGTCGCCGAAAGTCACGTGTGCCGGTCAGATCAAAGTGCGGCCGAGCAAACGCGGAGGAGAAGGAGGGAAGAACTGGCAGTCGCTGATGGCGGAGATAGAGAAGATACATAGAAGCAAGTCGGAGAGCAAGTTCTTGGGGATCAAGAAAGATGTCATGGGGTTCTTGACTTGTCTCCGTGACTTTGATTTCCGGTGTTTCGGTGCGTTTCCTCCGGTAGATGCAATCTCCGACCAAGAAGACGAggacgaagaggaagaagaagacgatgaagatgaagatggaggTCCAGCGATGAGGACATATTCAGGGACAGTTTTCTCAAACTGGTTGACGTTCCTACACGAAAAGCAAAACAATGAAGAGTGTACCGAAGCGGTTTCGGACAACGTGGAAACTGCGGTTCCGCCGCCAAACGCGTTGTTGCTGATGCGGTGCAGATCTGCGCCGGTTAAGAACTGGTTAGAGACAGAAGAGGAGAAGAAAATAGAATGTGAAGACGCTAGAAAACAGAGCGGAGAAGGTGAGAAGGAGACAGTGAGCAAGAAGAAGGATCTGAGATCGTTgatggaggaggaagaggaggagaatgTGAATAGGGTG GTGATGGACTACGACACAAACTATTACAAACTCTCTTCAGACATAGCCAAGGAAACTTGGGTTGTAGGTGGAATTCAAGATTCTCTGTTTCGAAGTCGAAGCTGGAATAAATGA
- the LOC108871894 gene encoding putative nuclease HARBI1 isoform X2, which yields MMNSKDTFRFLVEDDDMDLILDEEKHMFALLEETYGVAETNTNKQLVRTNRGGGWRRVQRFMNDSEVQCYEILRMNQATFNSLCKILSEKYQLEETCHVYLEESVAMFLEMVGQDLSVRALAERYQHSSDTVNRKIDEVLSSLLKLAADIVKPERDEFASASPILVDDPRYYPFFKDCIGALDGTHVPVRPPSENADPFRGRKGEPTMNVLAICNFSMKFIYAYVGVPGRAHDTKVLTYCAKEEASFPHPPVGKYYLVDSGYPTRTGYLGPHRRTRYHLDQFVRGGPPTNSRELFNRKHSGLRSVIERTFGIWKAKWRILDRKHPKYELNKWVKIVTATMALHNFIRDSNHEDCDFSHWERVEEYEHHGDEDDHVAYVPAGDRVMEAMRDSITEEMARGRRLPY from the exons ATGATGAATAGTAAG GACACGTTTAGGTTCTTAGTTGAAGATGACGACATGGATTTGATACTAGATGAGGAGAAACACATGTTTGCTCTTTTAGAAGAAACGTATGGAGTGGCAGAAACAAATACTAACAAACAGTTAGTGAGGACAAACCGAGGTGGAGGTTGGCGTCGAGTGCAACGTTTCATGAACGATTCCGAGGTACAGTGCTATGAGATTCTTCGCATGAACCAAGCAACGTTTAATAGCTTATGTAAGATACTATCAGAGAAGTATCAGCTAGAAGAGACTTGCCATGTTTACTTAGAGGAGAGTGTAGCAATGTTTTTAGAGATGGTTGGACAAGATTTATCCGTACGGGCTTTAGCTGAGAGATACCAACATTCATCTGACACAGTGAATAGGAAGATAGATGAGGTTTTAAGTTCTTTGTTGAAACTTGCAGCAGACATTGTGAAACCTGAAAGGGATGAGTTTGCAAGTGCTAGTCCTATTCTAGTAGATGATCCGCGATATTATCCTTTTTTTAAGGATTGCATAGGTGCTTTAGATGGAACTCATGTGCCGGTTCGTCCTCCTTCTGAGAATGCCGATCCATTCAGAGGTAGAAAAGGAGAACCAACTATGAATGTCTTAGCTATATGTAATTTCAGCATGAAATTCATATATGCTTATGTTGGGGTTCCTGGGAGAGCACATGATACAAAAGTGTTGACATATTGTGCTAAGGAAGAAGCTTCTTTTCCTCATCCTCCAGTTGGAAAGTATTATCTAGTAGACTCTGGATACCCAACTAGAACTGGTTATTTAGGACCTCACCGTAGAACTAGATATCACCTGGATCAGTTTGTTAGAGGAGGACCACCGACAAACAGCAGAGAGTTATTCAACCGAAAACATTCTGGCTTGCGTTCGGTAATTGAGAGAACATTTGGAATATGGAAGGCTAAGTGGAGGATTCTTGACAGGAAGCACCCTAAGTATGAGCTGAATAAATGGGTGAAGATTGTGACAGCAACAATGGCTCTCCACAATTTTATAAGAGATTCAAACCATGAGGATTGTGATTTTTCACATTGGGAAAGAGTGGAAGAATATGAACATCATGGGGATGAAGATGATCATGTTGCATACGTACCAGCTGGAGATAGAGTCATGGAAGCTATGCGAGATTCCATTACTGAAGAGATGGCGAGAGGACGTCGACTTCCATACTAG
- the LOC108871894 gene encoding putative nuclease HARBI1 isoform X1, giving the protein MVVCFMWFQDTFRFLVEDDDMDLILDEEKHMFALLEETYGVAETNTNKQLVRTNRGGGWRRVQRFMNDSEVQCYEILRMNQATFNSLCKILSEKYQLEETCHVYLEESVAMFLEMVGQDLSVRALAERYQHSSDTVNRKIDEVLSSLLKLAADIVKPERDEFASASPILVDDPRYYPFFKDCIGALDGTHVPVRPPSENADPFRGRKGEPTMNVLAICNFSMKFIYAYVGVPGRAHDTKVLTYCAKEEASFPHPPVGKYYLVDSGYPTRTGYLGPHRRTRYHLDQFVRGGPPTNSRELFNRKHSGLRSVIERTFGIWKAKWRILDRKHPKYELNKWVKIVTATMALHNFIRDSNHEDCDFSHWERVEEYEHHGDEDDHVAYVPAGDRVMEAMRDSITEEMARGRRLPY; this is encoded by the coding sequence ATGGTTGTATGTTTTATGTGGTTTCAGGACACGTTTAGGTTCTTAGTTGAAGATGACGACATGGATTTGATACTAGATGAGGAGAAACACATGTTTGCTCTTTTAGAAGAAACGTATGGAGTGGCAGAAACAAATACTAACAAACAGTTAGTGAGGACAAACCGAGGTGGAGGTTGGCGTCGAGTGCAACGTTTCATGAACGATTCCGAGGTACAGTGCTATGAGATTCTTCGCATGAACCAAGCAACGTTTAATAGCTTATGTAAGATACTATCAGAGAAGTATCAGCTAGAAGAGACTTGCCATGTTTACTTAGAGGAGAGTGTAGCAATGTTTTTAGAGATGGTTGGACAAGATTTATCCGTACGGGCTTTAGCTGAGAGATACCAACATTCATCTGACACAGTGAATAGGAAGATAGATGAGGTTTTAAGTTCTTTGTTGAAACTTGCAGCAGACATTGTGAAACCTGAAAGGGATGAGTTTGCAAGTGCTAGTCCTATTCTAGTAGATGATCCGCGATATTATCCTTTTTTTAAGGATTGCATAGGTGCTTTAGATGGAACTCATGTGCCGGTTCGTCCTCCTTCTGAGAATGCCGATCCATTCAGAGGTAGAAAAGGAGAACCAACTATGAATGTCTTAGCTATATGTAATTTCAGCATGAAATTCATATATGCTTATGTTGGGGTTCCTGGGAGAGCACATGATACAAAAGTGTTGACATATTGTGCTAAGGAAGAAGCTTCTTTTCCTCATCCTCCAGTTGGAAAGTATTATCTAGTAGACTCTGGATACCCAACTAGAACTGGTTATTTAGGACCTCACCGTAGAACTAGATATCACCTGGATCAGTTTGTTAGAGGAGGACCACCGACAAACAGCAGAGAGTTATTCAACCGAAAACATTCTGGCTTGCGTTCGGTAATTGAGAGAACATTTGGAATATGGAAGGCTAAGTGGAGGATTCTTGACAGGAAGCACCCTAAGTATGAGCTGAATAAATGGGTGAAGATTGTGACAGCAACAATGGCTCTCCACAATTTTATAAGAGATTCAAACCATGAGGATTGTGATTTTTCACATTGGGAAAGAGTGGAAGAATATGAACATCATGGGGATGAAGATGATCATGTTGCATACGTACCAGCTGGAGATAGAGTCATGGAAGCTATGCGAGATTCCATTACTGAAGAGATGGCGAGAGGACGTCGACTTCCATACTAG